In the Christensenellaceae bacterium genome, one interval contains:
- a CDS encoding CvpA family protein: protein MSVPIIIDIVFVALVAILAIIGLIKGFAQSALSLIGSFVSIVLAILVAKPFGALINAIFGSNGFFGGKIAEVFYGFNDVFGMVQTGGLTATEAYNTASAAKGGIFDFLYKYIFADHGVAPGGTLGGAIGDVLGPLATIVLAAIIAFILIRIIVAILSSLMKRLTEFSIIGGIDKVLGFIFGAAKGLLFTAFVCAMLSALTIVFPSISDSTRPILDDTKIVKIVYDKTDELTRDYLGNKLRDFANSILGEEEASGSGEETSGARPNIAPVLRLTNQSNTLIEICNYYLPKYNNA, encoded by the coding sequence ATGAGTGTACCTATAATTATAGATATAGTTTTTGTGGCTCTGGTGGCGATACTTGCAATAATCGGCCTGATAAAAGGGTTTGCTCAGTCGGCACTGTCACTGATAGGCTCGTTTGTGTCAATAGTGCTGGCGATTCTTGTGGCAAAACCATTCGGAGCGCTGATAAATGCAATATTCGGCTCCAACGGATTTTTCGGAGGAAAAATAGCCGAAGTTTTCTATGGATTTAATGATGTTTTCGGGATGGTGCAGACAGGCGGACTAACGGCCACTGAAGCTTATAACACCGCAAGTGCTGCAAAGGGCGGAATATTCGATTTCTTATATAAATATATATTCGCCGACCACGGCGTGGCTCCGGGAGGCACGCTGGGAGGCGCCATAGGAGATGTACTTGGGCCTCTTGCCACTATAGTATTAGCCGCAATTATCGCATTTATACTGATACGAATTATAGTGGCTATTCTCAGCAGTCTGATGAAGCGCTTGACAGAATTCAGTATAATCGGCGGCATAGACAAAGTTTTGGGATTCATCTTCGGAGCGGCAAAAGGACTGCTGTTCACGGCCTTTGTATGTGCGATGCTGTCAGCGCTTACTATAGTATTCCCGTCAATCAGTGATTCCACAAGACCAATACTTGATGACACTAAAATCGTAAAGATTGTATATGACAAAACCGATGAGCTCACTCGCGATTATCTGGGCAATAAGCTAAGAGACTTTGCCAACAGCATCCTCGGAGAAGAAGAGGCCTCAGGCTCAGGTGAAGAAACTTCGGGTGCACGTCCAAACATAGCACCTGTGTTAAGGCTCACCAATCAATCAAATACGCTGATAGAAATATGTAACTACTATCTACCAAAATACAACAACGCATAA
- the ftsH gene encoding ATP-dependent zinc metalloprotease FtsH → MVLQIYIASGEGKILKIGSDVKEFPKNSDYYFTYSTGSELEILIGWIDAHNADVAINNPTGTRAQITYNSEIIRQSWLEANWPLLLMIVLAIGLCFVMLRGVMGANSKSMNFGRTKTTPAQNVKVRFSDVAGIDEEREELQEVVEFLKNPQKFTELGAKIPKGILLVGPPGTGKTLLAKAIAGESNVPFFSISGSDFVEMFVGVGASRVRDLFDQAKRHAPCLVFIDEIDAVGRQRGAGLGGGNDEREQTLNQLLVQMDGFEGNEGVIVIAATNRSDVLDPALLRPGRFDRQIYVYPPDVRGREKIFEVHSKNKPLDKDVNFKTLSRITAGFTGADIENVLNEAAIIAAKQEHKKITMKDVTEGINKVIMGPQKKSRVVTDNDRRITAYHEAGHAILQKVLTYCNSVQEVSIIPRGGAGGYTYSRPDNDDVYMSKNKLLDEICSFYGGRAAEEITVGDILTGAANDIERATALARKMVVEWGMSDLGAINYHSASGEVFIGRSYQTQVDYSESKAAEIDAEVAKILKDCYDRAKTMLKENLHKLNTMAELLLAKETIYSEEVELVMQGKTKDEIIKVMEENEARNKARVELERAEIELDKVQKEQAVRLRSAEALFKAEVIDAREMAKTREEANKIIAAAKEKYENLKNKEDAAKENSTAKTVKKPTDETAVKPAKTVTKKSAENGTNVRLKAATKGSKQPKTAIEDKKEETKPDDGDKSK, encoded by the coding sequence ATGGTTCTTCAGATATATATTGCTAGCGGTGAAGGTAAGATATTGAAAATAGGCTCTGACGTAAAAGAATTTCCGAAAAACAGCGATTATTACTTTACTTACAGCACCGGAAGCGAGCTTGAAATACTGATTGGCTGGATAGATGCTCACAATGCGGATGTGGCTATCAACAACCCTACCGGGACCAGAGCGCAGATTACTTATAATTCAGAAATTATCAGACAATCATGGCTTGAAGCAAATTGGCCTCTTCTGCTTATGATAGTATTGGCGATTGGATTGTGCTTTGTTATGCTACGTGGTGTTATGGGCGCAAATTCAAAGAGCATGAATTTTGGCAGAACCAAAACTACGCCCGCTCAAAATGTGAAAGTACGCTTTAGTGACGTTGCCGGAATTGACGAAGAAAGAGAAGAGCTTCAGGAAGTGGTGGAATTTTTGAAAAACCCGCAGAAGTTTACTGAGCTTGGAGCCAAGATACCCAAAGGGATATTGCTTGTTGGGCCCCCGGGAACAGGAAAGACACTGCTGGCCAAAGCTATTGCCGGCGAAAGTAATGTGCCGTTCTTTTCAATAAGCGGCTCTGACTTTGTTGAAATGTTTGTGGGTGTTGGTGCGTCCAGAGTGAGAGACCTGTTTGACCAAGCTAAGCGTCATGCTCCATGTCTGGTGTTTATTGATGAGATTGACGCAGTGGGCCGTCAACGCGGAGCAGGACTTGGAGGCGGAAACGACGAGCGTGAACAGACCCTTAACCAGCTGCTTGTTCAGATGGATGGTTTTGAAGGAAATGAGGGCGTAATTGTAATCGCCGCAACCAACCGAAGTGATGTTTTGGATCCCGCACTGCTGCGGCCCGGTCGGTTTGACAGACAGATTTATGTTTATCCGCCGGATGTACGCGGGCGCGAAAAGATATTTGAGGTTCACAGCAAAAATAAGCCTTTGGATAAGGATGTAAACTTTAAGACGCTTTCAAGAATAACGGCAGGCTTCACCGGTGCTGACATAGAGAATGTGCTCAACGAAGCAGCAATTATCGCTGCTAAGCAGGAACACAAGAAAATCACAATGAAAGATGTAACCGAAGGCATAAATAAGGTCATTATGGGTCCGCAGAAGAAGAGCAGAGTTGTAACCGACAATGACCGAAGAATTACCGCTTATCACGAAGCAGGGCATGCAATATTGCAAAAAGTTTTGACCTATTGCAACAGTGTTCAGGAGGTTTCGATAATACCCAGAGGCGGCGCGGGAGGTTATACTTACAGCCGTCCGGACAACGACGATGTGTATATGTCAAAAAACAAGCTGCTTGATGAGATATGTTCATTCTATGGAGGACGTGCTGCTGAAGAAATAACTGTCGGAGACATTTTGACCGGTGCCGCCAATGATATAGAACGAGCAACAGCCCTTGCCCGAAAGATGGTTGTTGAGTGGGGTATGAGTGACCTTGGAGCAATTAATTATCACTCTGCAAGCGGTGAAGTATTTATTGGCAGAAGCTATCAAACGCAGGTAGATTATTCTGAAAGCAAGGCTGCCGAAATTGACGCCGAGGTTGCAAAAATACTGAAAGACTGTTATGACCGAGCAAAAACAATGCTTAAAGAAAATCTGCACAAATTAAACACTATGGCCGAGCTGCTACTTGCAAAGGAGACTATCTACAGCGAAGAAGTTGAGCTTGTTATGCAGGGCAAAACTAAGGATGAAATCATCAAGGTTATGGAAGAAAACGAAGCTCGAAACAAGGCCAGAGTGGAGCTTGAGCGGGCTGAGATAGAGTTGGATAAAGTTCAAAAAGAACAGGCGGTAAGGCTGAGAAGTGCTGAGGCATTATTTAAGGCGGAAGTGATTGACGCGAGAGAGATGGCGAAGACTCGGGAAGAAGCCAACAAAATAATTGCCGCGGCCAAGGAAAAATATGAAAACTTGAAAAATAAAGAGGATGCCGCCAAAGAAAATTCTACTGCTAAAACTGTCAAAAAGCCGACCGATGAGACGGCCGTTAAACCCGCTAAAACAGTGACGAAAAAGTCGGCTGAAAACGGTACAAATGTGCGTTTAAAGGCTGCGACTAAGGGGTCGAAACAGCCGAAAACGGCTATTGAAGACAAAAAAGAAGAAACGAAGCCTGATGATGGTGACAAGTCTAAGTAG
- a CDS encoding SPFH domain-containing protein, with protein sequence MGFIKNQLLKVIEWTDLSKDTIVYRYPMDGRQIMMGSSLTVRESQVAIFVNKGKVADIFGPGKHILTTSNLPFLTTLLSLPYGFKSPFYSEVYFVNTKQFPNQKWGTSNPITMRDKEFGVIRIKAFGKYSFRVDDAGLFLKELFGTNASFTTGDINEYLRSILISGISDTIAESKISAIDLSCNLLEFSKVAAKQVTDHFKELGLAISNLIIENVSFPEAVEKAIDTRSSMGVMGETMDTYMKYQTANAIGDAAKNPGAGGSLAGLGVALGTGQVIGDAMKDSFKAKPQEEVKKRFCTDCGASINAGAKFCNECGAKQTVAADVCPKCGDKVAKGAKFCPHCGQKL encoded by the coding sequence ATGGGATTTATAAAAAATCAACTGCTTAAAGTTATTGAATGGACCGACCTTTCAAAAGACACGATTGTATACCGCTATCCTATGGATGGGCGTCAGATTATGATGGGCTCGTCTCTTACTGTGCGTGAAAGTCAGGTTGCCATATTTGTAAATAAGGGTAAAGTTGCTGACATATTCGGGCCCGGAAAGCATATCCTCACCACCAGCAACTTGCCGTTTTTAACTACACTGTTGTCACTGCCTTACGGGTTTAAATCGCCTTTCTATTCTGAGGTATATTTTGTAAACACAAAACAGTTCCCCAATCAGAAATGGGGTACCTCAAACCCTATCACCATGAGGGATAAGGAGTTTGGCGTAATCAGAATTAAAGCCTTTGGAAAATACTCCTTCAGAGTTGACGATGCAGGACTTTTTTTGAAAGAATTATTCGGAACAAACGCGTCATTTACTACGGGGGATATTAATGAATATCTTAGAAGTATTTTGATTTCGGGCATAAGCGACACTATTGCCGAGAGTAAAATTTCGGCGATTGACCTTTCGTGTAACCTTTTGGAGTTTAGTAAGGTTGCAGCTAAACAGGTTACCGACCACTTTAAGGAGTTGGGGCTTGCTATAAGCAATCTTATTATCGAAAATGTATCTTTCCCTGAAGCGGTTGAGAAAGCCATTGATACACGCTCAAGCATGGGTGTTATGGGGGAGACTATGGATACTTATATGAAGTATCAAACGGCAAATGCAATAGGAGACGCTGCTAAAAACCCCGGAGCAGGCGGAAGCCTCGCAGGTCTTGGTGTAGCTCTCGGAACGGGTCAGGTTATTGGTGATGCTATGAAAGACAGCTTTAAGGCAAAGCCTCAGGAAGAAGTCAAAAAACGTTTCTGCACCGACTGCGGCGCTTCAATCAATGCAGGGGCCAAATTCTGCAACGAATGTGGAGCAAAACAGACGGTTGCTGCTGATGTTTGCCCAAAATGCGGAGATAAAGTGGCCAAAGGTGCAAAGTTCTGCCCGCACTGCGGACAAAAATTATAA